The DNA region AGGCCGGAGAAGCCGGGGACGATCGGCAGGGCGGTCGCGGCGCTCGCCACACCCGCCGCGCCGAGAAACGTACGGCGAGTCATTCTGGACGAGGACATGGATCACTCCTGTGTGGCTCGATGGCTGCTTGCGGTGACGGCGTGGTGGGGACGGACGACGGCGCCTGGCTCGACGGGGTCGGTCGGGGCGGGCGACCGGTTTGCGGGACGAAAGTGACGTGCGGACGTGGTATCGCCCGAGGGGTGGGCTCCGACTTCGGCGCGGGTCAGGTGGGCAGGAGCGTGAATTACCCGAGTAGGGCGGCGCTCCTCCAGTGAGTGATCGGCTCTGGCAAGGTCTTCTCCTGGCGGTTAGCAGGACAGCGCATGGTGTTGATGACAGGCCGCACGCACAGCACGTTCGGCGGAGCAACATCGGATGTATTAACGGGCACCAGGCAGTGGTCTGTCTAGGGTCATGACGGAAATAGCCAGATCAACCCAGAGTTGGTGGCTGACACGCGGGTTTGAGCGCCTGGACGGAACGGCCCTATACATAGGAGGTGTTAAGTCCGGCAGGTTGAGCGAAGAGGGGCGACTGGGCTCTGCGGACGCCGGCCCAACCGCGAGCGTGCCCGCCCCGCGACCTCCGGGTAGACCCGGGAGACAAGGGGCGGGCACGCTCATGCCGCGATCACGCGCCGGCTTCCGTCCGGGTGCGACATTGCCGTCCGCACCCGGACGGACGGTCGTCACGCCGCGCGCCGCTGGAACTGCTGGTCGGTGCCGGCGCCGCAGGGCCACTGGATGAGGTGGGCGCCGTTGGTGGTGGACCCGTCCTTCACGTCGAGGCACTTGCCGCTGTGCCGGGCGACGAGCCGGTAGTAACCGCCTCCCTGCGCAGCAACGGACGGAAAGGTCAGAATCCTCGGGCTTCAGCCCGAGGAGCAAGTCAACGCGGTGCGGTTACGCGGCGCGGGTGAACTGCCACCAGTTCATGTTGAACAGGTAGCCGCTGCCGCCGGTGAACCGCAGGTAGAGGTCCTGGGTTCCCGTCACGCCGCTCACCGGGCAGCTCACCGTGGTCCAGGCCTGCCAGCCGCCGGTGTTCGGCACACTGCACCGGCCCACGACCGTGCCGCTCGGACTGCCCAGGCGCAGCTCGACGGTGCCGCCGCTGGTGGCGGAGGCCACGCGCGCAGTGTAGGAGGAGGCGCCCGGTCCGAAGGCCGCGCCCTTGACCTTGATGTAGTCGCCGTTTTCGATCCATCCGACGTTCGTTCCGCCGTCACTGGTCCATTCGGTCTCGATCCCGGAACCCCAGGCGATCGTCTCGGCCTCCTGGCGTATGTACGGGTCAAGCGCACCGAGCTGGGGTGCACCGGTGTTCGTCATGTTGATCGTCGGGATCGTTCCGTCAGCGTTGTAGGAGAACTTCTCCACTGCGACCGAGCGGGTGAAGCCGCCGCCGCCCGGGAGGGCGCCGTTGTGGTAGAAGAAATACGAGTTGCCCTGAAAGTCCACGATGCCCGCGTGGTTGGTGAAGCTGTTGCCCTGGGCGGGCATGACTGTTCCACGGTAGGTCCACGGCCCGGTCGGGCTGGGTGCCGTGGAGTAGGCGATGAACTCCGAGCAGCACCTGGCCGCATACACCATGTAGTACAGGCCGTTGCGCTTGTAGATCCAGGGTGCTTCCTCGTACAGCGTGGGACGGTCGGGGTTGTCGGTGCGGGTTCCGAACCCCGCGGTGGTGAGCGGAATTTGGGCGGGGCTGCCTGCGTAGGAGGTCATGTCCGCGTTCAGCTTGACGTACCACAGGTTCGGATTGCCCCAGTACAGGTAGGCTTGGCCGTCGTCGTCGATGAAGACGGTCGGGTCGATCTCAGTGTTCTCCATCAGCGGGTGGCCGAGGGCGTCCCGGAACGGGCCGGTGGGGCTGTCCGACACCGCCACGCCGATGGCCATCCGGCCGGTGGCCCGGGCTGTCACCGGCACGTACCAGTAGAACTTGCCGCCCCGTTCGACGGCCTGGCCCGCCCACGCGTCGGTGGACGCCCAGCTGAAGGTGTTCAGGCTGAGCGGTGAGCCGTGGTCGGTCCAGTTGACCATGTCGGCGGAGGACCACACCCGCCAGTCCTTCATCACGAAGGAGGTGGAGCCGTCCTCGTCGTGCCCGGTGTAGAGGTAGACCCGTCCGTTGTACACCAGTGGGGAAGGGTCGGCGGTGTAGACGTGCTGCACGATCGGGTTGTCGGCCCTGGCCGCGGTGGGCTGCACCGCGGCGGGAACGACGGCGAACACCAGCAGGAGGCCCACCACCCAGGCGGCTGCCCGGGTGCGTCTCGTACCGGTGGCGGGTGATCTCACTGCGGTCGGGTGAGCCGTTGGTTTGTGGACGGCGGTACTGGCCATGGCGTGGTCCTTCCTGGTGCTGCGGGTCGGGGACTGAGCAGCTGGTCAGATACGGGGAGGGGACGTTGCCGCGCTCGGGGTGTGGTCAGCGCGAACCCTGCGATGCGGACGGAGCCGCCGAGTGTCTGCGTGGCGTAGTCGGGAAGGGCGAAGCGGTGGCCCATGAAGAACTGCCAGGTGTCGCCCATGGCGAACGCGGGCCCAGGCGGGTGAAGTTGGAGCTGTCGGTGCTGTAGGAGAAGGTTCCCGGACGGGAGGCGCCGGGGCGGATGCCGGCGGCCGTGCACAGCCGGATGCGACCGCCCGTGACGTTGGCGCTCGCGACTTCGGTGCCGGTGCCGGTGGTGTTCCAACTACTGTCCACGGTCAAGCCGTTGACCATCACTGGCGTGTTGGTGCCGCCGTCTCGTGTGATGCCGATCCACGTGGAGGGGTCGCGCAGCAGGGCGAGTCCGGTGCCCGGTCGCCGTCGCATCGTCACGTGGTCCAGCTGGATGGTCGCGGTGGAGGTGGGTCCCTGAATCCGGTGGGTGAGGGTATTGCGGGCCCAGTACAGGCAGTTGGTGACCGTCGCGCTGCCGCGGGGTCAGGCCGTTGTTGACGGACCACTTGCCATTGTCCGGAGTGTGGTTCCAATCCCCCTTTGGTCTCACGGTCGTTCCGTCGAAGGTGTCGACGCCGGTCAGTGGGGTGACCTGGCGGGGTGGGGGCGGCAGGACGGGGCTGGGATACGACGTGTCCCAGGCACGGCCTACGAGTCGGACGACGGCCGGCCGCGCCAGGTCTGACAGGAGGACCACGGCCGCGCGGCACAGGCGCGGGCGTGGGCATGGTGCGGGTGACGTCACACGATGCTCCGGGAGGCGATCGGGGCTCGCCGCACGAATGCCGGGTGCACCCTTCCAAGTCCGGCACTTGGCGTGTGGGGGAGAGCCTTACTGGTGCGGACGATGCGGGTGCTGTCATGCCCGGCATGTGCGCCATGCGCAAGCCGCTTCGGCCGGGCGTGTTCGATACTGCGAACGTTAATCGATCCTTCGGACGGCATGGATCCTAGGAGTGGAGAGCGGACAGCACAAGATCCTTGATCGACCCATTTATGCCGAAGATCGAGAAGTGGGTCGACCGGTCGCAGCGCACGGTACGAGCCGACAAGCTCCACGAACGCCTCCAGCTACTGGGGTTCACCGGGGACGAGCGGACGACGCGGCGGGCGGTCGCGCGGGCGAAGGGAACAGTGGCGGGCCGGCCACCGTCGTACTTGCCGGCCGTGGATCGCCGAGCCCGGTCTCTGGTTTCAGTTCGCCTGGGGATGGGGCCCGAAAGTGCCTGGTCCGGGCGGTGGAAGCGAGCGCGAGACGCTGTTGTTCTGCGCATGGCTGGCGTGGTCCCGCTTTGACTCACCGGCAACGAGAAGACGATGACCATCGACTGGGTCACCGGGATCGCGGTCCGTCATCCTCAAGTCGTGCACTTGGACCGGGCGGCAACCAGTACGGCACATGCCAGGCGAGAGTGCCGGTCATGCTGGCCGATGCATCGTTCTGGGACTCTTTCGAGCACGGGGCCGGTGACCGCGCAGATAAGCGGCTGCTCTCACTCCAGACCGGAAACCTTGAGAGGCGGCGGCCACCAGGCTGGTCCGCGTGCCCAGATGCGTACGGGAATCGCCGGGCCCGGCACTCACGTCACGGTCTTGATCGCCGAGGTCGAGCCGGATCGGCTGTGGCGGCGGCTGCTGCCGACCCAGCGGGGCGTGCTCGTCGCCCATGCCGTACGACGGGACACGGACGCGGTGATCTGCCGGCTGCGGTTCCCCATCTCCTGACCTCTGCGCCCGAACGGCCCGCACCTCACCGGTGTGGACCGTCGGCGTTCCCCGGGAGGAGCTGGTCCGGCACCCGCGGTGGACTCCGGCATATGGGTTCCGTCAAAAGCGGACGGGCCGCCGTATGGAAGGCGTCAACGCCCGCCGAATCCGGCCAGCGAGGCGCTTTCCTCTAATCGTCCGCTCGATCCGAACCGCATCTAGGAGCTCGCGATGGCCGACCTGGCCTTCGTCGTCACCATAATTACGGTCTTTGCGCTGGTGGCCCTCGTCGCCAAGGGGGTGACGAAGCTGTGACCGCCGAGAATATCGTCGGCCTGATCGTGGCCGTCGCCCTGCTGGGCTATCTCGTCCTCGCCCTGGTGTTCCCGGAGAGGTTCTGAGTCCTGATATGAGCCCCGTCCTCGCCGGTGTGCTCCAGCTGCTCGCGCTGATCGCGGCGCTGGCCCTGGCATACCCCCCGCTCGGCGACTACATGGCCCGCGTCTACTCCTCCGACAAGCACCTGCGCGTGGAGAAGTGGATCTACAAGGGCATCGGCGCCGACCCGAACGCCGAGATGCGCTGGTCCGCCTATCTGCGTGGTGTCCTCGCCTTCTCCGCGGTGAGTGTTCTCCTCCTGTACCTGTTGCAGCGCGTGCAGGGCAGCCTGACCGGCTCGCTCGGTTTCTCCTCGATCGACCCGGACCAGGCGTTCAACACCGCCGCGTCCTTCGTGTCGAACACCAACTGGCAGTCCTACTACGGCGAGCAGGCCATGGGCCACGTCGTGCAGACCGGCGGCCTGGCGGTGCAGAACTTCCTCTCCGCCGCCGTCGGCATCGCCGTCGCGGTGGCACTCGTACGAGGATTCGCCCGCTCCCGCACCGGCGAGCTGGGCAACTTCTGGACCGACTTGGTGCGCGGCACCGTCCGTATCCTGCTGCCGCTCTCCGTCGTCGCCGCGATCGTCCTGGTCGCCTGCGGCGTGATCCAGAACTTCTCCGGCATCCACGAGGTCGGCCAGTTCACGGGTGGCCACCAGGAGTGGAACGGCGGCGCGGTCGCCTCACAGGAGGCCATCAAGGAGATCGGCACCAACGGCGGCGGTTACTTCAACGCCAACAGCGCCCACCCCTTCGAGAACCCCAACGCCTTCTCCAACCTCTTCGAGATCTTCCTTCTCCTGCTGATCCCGTTCGCGCTGACGCGAACCTTCGGCCGGATGGTCGGCTCACTGCGCCAGGGCTACGCGATCCTCGCCACGATGGCGACCATATGGGTCGCCTTCATCTGCCTGATGTGGTGGACCGAGTTCGCCCACCACGGCCCGGCGTTCCAGATCGCAGGCGGTGCGATGGAGGGCAAGGAGAACCGCTTCGGCATCGGCGCTTCGTCGATCTTCTCGATCTCCACGACGCTCACCTCCACCGGTGCGGTGGACTCGTCTCATTCCTCCAACACGGGGCTGGGCGGCGGGCTGAACCTGCTGGGCATGCAGCTCGGTGAGATCGCGCCCGGCGGTACCGGATCGGGCCTGTACGGCATGCTGATCATGGCGGTCATCGCGGTGTTCATCGCGGGTCTGATGGTCGGCCGTACGCCCGAGTACCTGGGCAAGAAGATCGGCACCCGCGAGATCAAGTTCGCGGCCTGCTACATCCTCGTCACACCGGCACTGGTGCTCATGTCTACCGCGGCGGCGATGGCGCTCCCGACGCCCGGCAACTCGATGACCAACTCGGGCGCGCACGGTTTCTCCGAGATCCTGTACGCGTACACCTCGGGCGCCAACAACAACGGCTCGGCCTTCGCCGGTCTGAACGCGGACACACAGTGGTTCAACACCACGATCGGCATCGTGATGCTGCTCGGGCGGTTCCTGCCGATGGTGTTCGTGCTGGCGCTGGCGGGTTCGCTGGCCGAGCAGCAGCCGGTGCCGGCCACCGCGGGCACGCTGCGTACCGAGAAGCCGCTGTTCACCGGGCTGTTGGTGGGCGCGATTCTGATCATCGCCGGTCTGACCTACTTCCCGGCGCTGGCGCTGGGGCCGCTCGCTGAAGGGCTGGCGTCATGACCAGCGACATCAAGAAGCACGACGACGCAAAGAAGCAGGACGCCATGTCCACCTCGACTCCGACGCTATCCCCCCACCGGGACGCACCGACCGGCCACAAGGGCGGCGAAGGCCGGGTCGGCGCGGGCCTTTTCGACCCCAAGCAGCTGGTCAGGTCGCTGCCGGACGCTCTGCGCAAGACCGACCCGCGGGTGATGGTCAAGTCACCCGTGATGTTCGTGGTCCTGGTCGGCTCGGTGCTGACGACGGTGTTCTCGTTCAAGGACCCGGGCGACTGGTTCGGCTGGGCGATCAGCGCCTGGCTCTGGCTCACCGTGATCTTCGCCAACCTTGCGGAGGCGGTCGCCGAGGGCCGCGGCAAGGCCCAGGCGGACACCCTGCGCAAGGCCAAGACGGACACTGTGGCGCGTCGGCTGTCCCAGGACAGCAGGGCCGAGGAGCAGGTGCCCGGCACCGAGCTGCGCATCGGCGACCTGGTCGTCTGCGAGGCGGGCGACATCATCCCCGGCGACGGTGACGTCGTCGAGGGCGTGGCATCCGTGGACGAGTCGGCGATCACCGGTGAGTCGGCCCCGGTCATCCGCGAGTCCGGCGGCGACCGCTCGGCCGTCACCGGCGGCACGAAGGTGCTGTCCGACCGCATCGTCATCAAGATCACGACGAAGCCGGGTGAGACCTTCATCGACCGGATGATCAACCTGGTCGAGGGCGCCGCACGCCAGAAGACGCCCAACGAGATCGCGCTGAACATCCTGCTCGCCTCGCTGACGATCGTCTTCCTGCTCGCGGTGGCCACCCTGCCGCCGTTCGCGGACTACGCGGGCACGCAGCTGAGCATGGTCGTGCTGGTGGCCCTCCTGGTCTGCCTGATCCCGACCACGATCGGCGCCCTGCTCTCCGCGATCGGCATCGCGGGTATGGACCGGCTGGTGCAGCGCAACGTACTGGCCATGTCGGGCAGGGCGGTCGAGGCTGCCGGTGACGTGTCGACCCTGCTGCTCGACAAGACCGGCACCATCACGCTCGGCAACCGGCAGGCCGCCCCGTTCGTACCCGTACGGGGCGCCACCGAGGCCGAGGTGGCGGATGCCGCCCAGTTGTCGTCGCTGGCCGACGAGACGCCAGAAGGCCGCTCCATCGTCGTCCTGGCGAAGGAGAAGTACGGGCTGCGCGAGCGTCACCAGGGCGAGCTGACCGGTGCCGAGTGGATCGTCTTCACCGCGCAGACCCGCATGTCCGGTGTCGACCTCACCGAAAACGGCACCGCCCGCAAGGTCCGTAAGGGGGCCACCGGTTCGGTGCTCGCCTGGGTCCAGGAGCAGGGCGGCACCGTCGCCGACGACGCCGACACCATCTCCAACTCCATCTCCGAGGCGGGCGGCACACCGCTGCTGGTGGCGGTCGAGGACACTGACGGGGCCCGGGTGCTGGGTGTGATCCACCTCAAGGACGTCGTCAAGGAGGGCATGCGCGAGCGGTTCGACGAACTGCGCCGCATGGGGATCAAGACCGTCATGATCACGGGCGACAACCCGCTGACCGCCAGGGCGATCGCCGAGGAGGCCGGCGTCGACGACTTCCTCGCGGAGGCCACCCCCGAGGACAAGATGGCCCTCATCAAGCGCGAGCAGGCGGGCGGCAAGCTCGTCGCGATGACCGGCGACGGCACGAACGACGCACCCGCGCTCGCGCAGGCCGACGTCGGCGTGGCGATGAACACGGGTACGTCGGCCGCCAAGGAGGCCGGCAACATGGTCGACCTCGACTCCAACCCCACCAAGCTCATCGAGATCGTCGAAATCGGCAAGCAACTCCTCATCACCCGGGGCGCGCTCACCACCTTCTCCATCGCCAACGACGTCGCGAAGTACTTCGCGATCATCCCGGCGCTGTTCGCGGCCGTCCACCCGGGCCTGGACAAGCTCAACATCATGAACCTGTCCTCGCCCGACTCCGCGATCCTGTCCGCGGTCATCTTCAACGCGCTGATCATCATCGCGCTGGTCCCGCTCGCCCTGCGCGGTGTGCAGTACCGGCCGGTCAGCGCGGACAAGATGCTCCGCCGCAACCTCGGGATCTACGGCCTGGGCGGGCTGATCGCCCCCTTCATCGGCATCAAGATCATCGACCTGCTCATCTCCCTCATCCCCGGGATCGGCTGACCGCCATGAACAACTCGGTTACGAACACTGCCCGGTTGCTCTGGGCCGGCCTGCGCGCCCTCCTCGTGCTGACCGTGGTGACGGGCATCCTCTACCCGCTGGCCATCACCGGCGTCGCCCAGGGGCTTTTCCCCGGCAAGGCGAACGGCTCCGAGATCAAGGCGGACGGCAAGGTCGTCGGCTCCTCGCTCATCGGCCAGGCGTACAACCTGCCGCTCAAGAAGGGCCAGGAGACCCCCGAGCCCGAGCTGAAGTGGTTCCAGGGGCGCCCGCAGAACGGCCTGGGCACCAACAGCGTCAACACCCAGTACAAGCTGATCCTGTCCGGCGCCACCAACCGTTCCGGTGACAACGCCGACCTGATCAAGTGGGTCGAGGACGCCAAGGCAGCGGTCACCAAGGACAACTCGACCACGGACTACAAGGTCAAGCCGTCCGACGTACCCGCCGACGCCGTCACCTCCTCGGGCTCCGGCCTGGACCCGGACATCTCCCCGGCGTACGCCGGCATCCAGGTCCACCGAATCGCCGAGAAGAACGGTCTGTCCGTCGCCCAGGTCCACAAGCTCGTGCATGAGCACACGGACGGCCGGATCCTGGGCTTCATGGGCGAGCCCACTGTCAACGTCCTCGAACTCAACATCGCGCTCAAGGAACTCGTGGCCAGGAACTGATGGCCTTACGCGCACCACGCGGGAGTTGGCGGGTCTGGAGGCTTTCCCGATCCGTCAACTCCCGGCGGCCCTGACATGGGTTCGGCATCCTCTGGCTCTCCGTGCAACAGGAAAGGCGCACACCGATGACCCGGGTACTGGTCGTAGAGGACGACCCCCAGCTCGTACGGGCGCTCGTGATCAACATGCAGGCACGGCAGTACGGCGTCGACGCGGCCCCCGACGGCGCCACCGCGCTCCGGCTCGCTGCCGCCCGCCAGCCCGATGTGGTCCTCCTCGATCTGGGGCTGCCGGACATGGACGGCACAGACGTCATCAAAGCCCTGCGTGGCTGGACCAAAGTCCCGATCCTGGTGCTGTCCGCCCGCAGGACCTCCGACGAGAAGGTCGCCGCGCTTGACGCGGGAGCTGACGACTACATCATCAAGCCGTTCAGCATGGACGAACTCCTCGCCCGGCTGCGCGCCGCGGCCCGTCGCACCGAGACCGTGCCGCTCACTCCCGAGACGACGCTGGTCACCACGGAGGACTTCACCATCGACCTGCTGGCCCAGAAGGCCATCCGGGCCGGCCGCGATGTGCGCCTGACCCCCACCGAGTGGCATCTGCTGGAAATCCTGGTCTGCAACCCGGGCCGGCTCATCACGCACAAGCACCTGCTGCGGGAGGTGTGGGGTGCTTCCCAGAGCAACAACACCAACTATCTGCGTGTGTACATGGCCCAGCTGCGGCGCAAGCTGGAGGCGGACCCGGCCCACCCCCGCTACCTGATCACTGAACCGGGCATGGGCTACCGCTTCGAGAGCTGACCCGCTCCCGACCGTTCTGACCGCATACGACGTAGAGACGAGACCATGGCACGCGGCAAGTTTCGGATATACCTCGGCGCGGCGCCGGGCGTCGGCAAGACGTACGCGATGCTGTCCGAGGCGCACCGCCGTGTCGAGCGGGGCACCGACTGTGTGGTCGCTTTCCTGGAACACCACAACCGGCCCCGCACCGAGGTCATGCTCCACGGTCTGGAACAGATCCCCCGCAAGGAGCTGGATTACCGGGGGAGCGTGTTCACCGAGATGGATGTCGACGCGGTCCTGGCCCGGCACCCCCAGGTGGCTCTCGTCGACGAACTCGCCCACACCAACATTCCCGGCTCCCGCAACGCCAAGCGCTGGCAGGACGTCGAGGAACTGCTCGCGGCCGGGATCGACGTCGTCTCGACGGTCAACATCCAGCATCTGGAGTCGCTGGGGGATACCGTCGAGTCGATCACCGGGGTGCGGCAGCAGGAGACCGTCCCCGACGAGGTCGTGCGGCGGGCGGACCAGATCGAGCTGGTCGACATGTCGCCGCAGGCGCTGCGCCGGCGGATGGCGCACGGCAACATCTACAAGGCCGACAAGGTCGACGCGGCCCTGTCCAACTACTTCCGCCCGGGCAATCTGACCGCGCTGCGGGAACTGGCGCTGCTCTGGGTAGCCGACCGGGTCGACGCGTATCTGACCGAGTACCGCAGCGAACACCGGGTGTCGAAGATCTGGGGCTCGCGGGAGCGGATCGTGGTCGGTCTGACCGGCGGTCCCGAGGGCCGCACGCTGATCCGCCGGGCCGCCCGGCTCGCCGAGAAGGGCGCGGGCGGCGAGGTGCTGGCCGTCTACATCGCCCGCAGCGACGGACTGACCAACGCCTCGCCCAAGGAGCTGGCTGCCCAGCGCACCCTGGTGGAGGACCTGGGCGGCACCTTCCACCACGTCATCGGCGACGACGTCTCGTCGGCTCTGCTGGACTTCGCGCGAGGGGTCAACGCCACCCAGATAGTCCTCGGCGTCTCGCGGCGCCGGGGGTGGCAGTACGTCTTCGGGCCCGGTGTCGGTGCCACGGTCGCCCGGGAGTCGGGCCCCGACCTCGACGTCCACCTGATCACCCACGACGAGGCCGGCAAGGGCCGCGGGTTGCCGGTTGCGCGAGGTGCGCGGCTCGGCCGTGCGCGGATCATTTCGGGCTGGCTGGCCGGGATGGCCG from Streptomyces sp. ALI-76-A includes:
- a CDS encoding RICIN domain-containing protein, which gives rise to MLTFPSVAAQGGGYYRLVARHSGKCLDVKDGSTTNGAHLIQWPCGAGTDQQFQRRAA
- a CDS encoding glycoside hydrolase family 43 protein gives rise to the protein MASTAVHKPTAHPTAVRSPATGTRRTRAAAWVVGLLLVFAVVPAAVQPTAARADNPIVQHVYTADPSPLVYNGRVYLYTGHDEDGSTSFVMKDWRVWSSADMVNWTDHGSPLSLNTFSWASTDAWAGQAVERGGKFYWYVPVTARATGRMAIGVAVSDSPTGPFRDALGHPLMENTEIDPTVFIDDDGQAYLYWGNPNLWYVKLNADMTSYAGSPAQIPLTTAGFGTRTDNPDRPTLYEEAPWIYKRNGLYYMVYAARCCSEFIAYSTAPSPTGPWTYRGTVMPAQGNSFTNHAGIVDFQGNSYFFYHNGALPGGGGFTRSVAVEKFSYNADGTIPTINMTNTGAPQLGALDPYIRQEAETIAWGSGIETEWTSDGGTNVGWIENGDYIKVKGAAFGPGASSYTARVASATSGGTVELRLGSPSGTVVGRCSVPNTGGWQAWTTVSCPVSGVTGTQDLYLRFTGGSGYLFNMNWWQFTRAA
- the kdpF gene encoding K(+)-transporting ATPase subunit F codes for the protein MTAENIVGLIVAVALLGYLVLALVFPERF
- the kdpA gene encoding potassium-transporting ATPase subunit KdpA produces the protein MSPVLAGVLQLLALIAALALAYPPLGDYMARVYSSDKHLRVEKWIYKGIGADPNAEMRWSAYLRGVLAFSAVSVLLLYLLQRVQGSLTGSLGFSSIDPDQAFNTAASFVSNTNWQSYYGEQAMGHVVQTGGLAVQNFLSAAVGIAVAVALVRGFARSRTGELGNFWTDLVRGTVRILLPLSVVAAIVLVACGVIQNFSGIHEVGQFTGGHQEWNGGAVASQEAIKEIGTNGGGYFNANSAHPFENPNAFSNLFEIFLLLLIPFALTRTFGRMVGSLRQGYAILATMATIWVAFICLMWWTEFAHHGPAFQIAGGAMEGKENRFGIGASSIFSISTTLTSTGAVDSSHSSNTGLGGGLNLLGMQLGEIAPGGTGSGLYGMLIMAVIAVFIAGLMVGRTPEYLGKKIGTREIKFAACYILVTPALVLMSTAAAMALPTPGNSMTNSGAHGFSEILYAYTSGANNNGSAFAGLNADTQWFNTTIGIVMLLGRFLPMVFVLALAGSLAEQQPVPATAGTLRTEKPLFTGLLVGAILIIAGLTYFPALALGPLAEGLAS
- the kdpB gene encoding potassium-transporting ATPase subunit KdpB, whose protein sequence is MTSDIKKHDDAKKQDAMSTSTPTLSPHRDAPTGHKGGEGRVGAGLFDPKQLVRSLPDALRKTDPRVMVKSPVMFVVLVGSVLTTVFSFKDPGDWFGWAISAWLWLTVIFANLAEAVAEGRGKAQADTLRKAKTDTVARRLSQDSRAEEQVPGTELRIGDLVVCEAGDIIPGDGDVVEGVASVDESAITGESAPVIRESGGDRSAVTGGTKVLSDRIVIKITTKPGETFIDRMINLVEGAARQKTPNEIALNILLASLTIVFLLAVATLPPFADYAGTQLSMVVLVALLVCLIPTTIGALLSAIGIAGMDRLVQRNVLAMSGRAVEAAGDVSTLLLDKTGTITLGNRQAAPFVPVRGATEAEVADAAQLSSLADETPEGRSIVVLAKEKYGLRERHQGELTGAEWIVFTAQTRMSGVDLTENGTARKVRKGATGSVLAWVQEQGGTVADDADTISNSISEAGGTPLLVAVEDTDGARVLGVIHLKDVVKEGMRERFDELRRMGIKTVMITGDNPLTARAIAEEAGVDDFLAEATPEDKMALIKREQAGGKLVAMTGDGTNDAPALAQADVGVAMNTGTSAAKEAGNMVDLDSNPTKLIEIVEIGKQLLITRGALTTFSIANDVAKYFAIIPALFAAVHPGLDKLNIMNLSSPDSAILSAVIFNALIIIALVPLALRGVQYRPVSADKMLRRNLGIYGLGGLIAPFIGIKIIDLLISLIPGIG
- a CDS encoding potassium-transporting ATPase subunit C, which produces MNNSVTNTARLLWAGLRALLVLTVVTGILYPLAITGVAQGLFPGKANGSEIKADGKVVGSSLIGQAYNLPLKKGQETPEPELKWFQGRPQNGLGTNSVNTQYKLILSGATNRSGDNADLIKWVEDAKAAVTKDNSTTDYKVKPSDVPADAVTSSGSGLDPDISPAYAGIQVHRIAEKNGLSVAQVHKLVHEHTDGRILGFMGEPTVNVLELNIALKELVARN
- a CDS encoding response regulator, translated to MTRVLVVEDDPQLVRALVINMQARQYGVDAAPDGATALRLAAARQPDVVLLDLGLPDMDGTDVIKALRGWTKVPILVLSARRTSDEKVAALDAGADDYIIKPFSMDELLARLRAAARRTETVPLTPETTLVTTEDFTIDLLAQKAIRAGRDVRLTPTEWHLLEILVCNPGRLITHKHLLREVWGASQSNNTNYLRVYMAQLRRKLEADPAHPRYLITEPGMGYRFES